aacTCAAACGTAGCTTCTATAGTCAATATTCTTATAGGGTTTAATGGGTTCACTAATAATGCATAAAATTCTTTATTCAAGTTCTTTATAAAGACTAGTTCTTCTCTTTGGATTTCACCTTCATCTGATATATTCTCCTTTCCCAGTTTCTCAGAGTTTCAATGGCATCTCAGATAAACAAGACAATGTTGTGGATGCTGCTTGTTTTCTTGCTGGTATCAAACATGCAACAACGTTGTTTTGCAGCAAAAGGAAAGCATCAAAAAGTACCTTGTTTCTTCATTTTCGGGGACTCTTTGTCGGATGATGGGAACAACAACAATCTTGTGACTTTGGCAAAAGCCAATTATACTCCCTATGGGATTGATTTCCCCAAGGGGCCTACGGGAAGGTTTACCAACGGTCGTAATATCGTCGATTTCATTGGTCTGCATTTTGCTCTTTCtcattacattattattatattatatggtTGCCAaagtatgatatatatatatatatatatatatgagaaaaataagagaattggTTTAGAAAGACAAAGAGCTTCTCAAAAACATGAGTTGCTCTAGCCATATGACTCTTCTATATATTTAGGAGAAATACAACggtacaatttttttctatGGAAAACTCCTAACGGTAACACTAGATAATGTTGGAAAGTTCATATTACAAAAGGTAAGCAATCTTCTCTTGGTCCACGTCTGTAGCATTTAAGTCTCCAACGGTCACTTGAGCAAACATAGGAATATCTTTGTCTAGGTCCTCTATATATGGGATGTTTGCAACAGCTGGGTCCACCATTTCTAAACACATCCACATGAGTTGAAGTCTTCAACGATACATTGAGAAATTATAGGAATATCTTTTCTAAGTCCACCAGGTATGGAATATTTGCAACGGCTAGTTCCACACTTTCTAAACCAATTAATCTCTTTTCCATAATTCTTAGTGAAGCTCAATCTGTAGTGGATTCTTTTGATACGTTTGctttatcaatatatatatatatatatatatatatatatgcttaattttGAACACTTTCTCCCATTACAGCTGAATCTCTGGAATTCGTCAATTTCATTCCACCTTTTGCTACTGCCAGAGGCAGGGAAATACTCAAAGGTGTCAATTATGCATCTGGCGGTGCAGGAATTCGCAACGAAACTGGACAAACCCAGGTACGGTGGCATGCATGTTATAAGTAGAGACAATTGTAATACTGTTGAGGAGAAACTTCACCAAAATCTTCTAAACTTTCACGCGTTTTGAGAATACTCTTTCAAAGTTCAAAAGTTCTCAATTTCACTTTTCCAACTTCTAATTCGATGCAATCTCCCCCATCGGGAGTTAAAATAGATGGTAAAAGtgatgagattttttttataaaatttcaaatttacccttaatttcaatttgttattttttttttttaaaaaaaaaaacattaaattcaagggtattttagtatttttcattgcTTCTATTGGGAGTTAACgccaaaaattgacggaggggatatattgcatcaaattaaaagtttgagaagtGAAATTGAGGGCTTTTTAACTTTAAAGCGGTCTGCTCAAAACATGTAGAAGATCAAGAGACCTAACCTTTGCGAAGTTTTTCCTACTGTTTAATATGTAATACAGTATAAATGTAACCCTAACACTAACACTGccaagttaatatatatatatatatatatatatatatatatatatttggttgatGATCATTGCAGGGTGATCGGATAAGCATGGATAGGCAGTTGAAAAATCACCAGATTACGGTGTCGAAGATCAAGTTGggaaatcataacaaatcaactGCAGAGTACCTAAGCAAGTGCATATATGTTGTTGCAATTGGTAGCAATGACTATCTTAATAACTACTTCTTGCCGCAGTACTACCCAACTAGCACCATTTACACCCCACAGCAATACGCTGTCGTTCTCAATGACCAATTATCTCAGCAATTAACGGTTAGCACGTTTTCTTTCATACTTTTTGCAGCTCGTTTTAACTCTTAATAGTAGCTGTGTGTTACGAACCTAAATATTAAGTTGGTAACCGAATAAATTTGGGTAGGTTCTTAGAGGGAAACTGTACGTCTTTAAAACATAAGTttggaaataaatttttattctatattttattagtaCAGAAACTGTAAAGTATTTAGctatttctattagtttaatcttttgtgataagtaatgatttaacatggtatcagagtcaaaagtTCTGGGATCAAACCTTAACTATGTCAAATCtctctcatttaaattaaatatttcacgtgttaaacCTCCCACatgtgagggggagtgttaacttattgattaagtgattaaatttatattattgaGTAGATTATCGATTacactatttattttctttaaatattatttttaggaaaaaatataaaaaagcctcccaaactaccagctgttttcgatttagccccctaatgtttcaaaagtgataaagtagccctccaaactaccaaactattgcattttggccactccgttagtcaaaactgtcagtttggatggaaactgcaaaacgacgtcgttttgttatgggtaagttactacaatgcccttttatgaagaaaaaaaaaatttggggaaaaatataaaaaagccccccaaactactaaccGTTTTTATTTTAGGCCCCTAATATTCAGAAAATGATATAGTAGCCCCCAACAAAGCGacatcgttttgcagtttccgtccaaactaacggttttgactaatagagtggccaaaatgcaatagtttggtagtttgatgggctattttatcacttttgaaacattagagggctaaatcgaaaatggctggtagtttagtgggcttttttatatttttccctattttttaatgtctattttattattttttaaccctACTATTTTCATGGTCTCTCTCTATAACATCTCTCTGTTGCAATACTTTGATTCAGTCTTAAGGAAAGGgaaaatttataacaaattcAACAACAGATACTAAGCGACTCTCTGTTCTAACTCCACAAATTAAACTTCAAAATGAAATTCAACAGGGAGCTGCTATGGAACAGAGAGCTCCTATGAATTTCAAccattaatattttgattcCCATCTGAGCCCTTCAAACTGCCGGCGGCTTTGAAAACTGTCGGCCTGAGAACGAAACCCACCATCTCTCCTCCCTCATTGCCAAACACCCAGCTCATCCATTTGGACGAAGGTGGGAGAGGAGTAGcgtttggggaaaaaaaaaaaaaaaaattaataataataataatcttacccctcaaactatccctcattttgtaattatatttcTAAACTTTAAAAGGTGACATTGAAGCTCTACATGCGAGTCAAATTAGaccattttatatttatctctaataaaattaaaaaaattaaaaataaccattgaaaaaaagaaaaaatcaaggGGCTAATATGAAAATGACTatcattttttggtgtttttagtttttttgtttgtttaatattttcaaatgcatttttttttaacaaaaaaaacaaattaagaatattttgaagagaaaaatgtaaaagtgtctaatttgaaaCACGGTAGTAGTATTGGAGACTctaatgtcactttttaaagtttgaaagtaTAAGTGCAAAATGAGCGATAGTTGGGGACGAAGCTATGATGTCTTATGGGAAAAGGCCaaaccaaatttttatttttagtattttattttatttttatttttggaaaactaccttttgcccccatgaaaTACAGCGTCTTGGCACTTTTCTTGCATGAATTACCAACTATGACAACtgacccccatgaactaccattttgagcccaaaaccccaattccgtcagtcaaaagcCCATTTCGTTAGCTAAAGGCGTTAACTCAAATAATCTACTCGTCACTTTGCTCCCAtaaactacaattcattgtcactttgctcccatgaactacaacgcattgtcactatGACCATCTGAGTTAACGCTTTTGACTGATTTTTGACTGATGAAAATGGTCTTTGATTGACAGAATGAGGGTTCTTGGCCCAAAATGGTAGTTTATGAGGTCGANNNNNNNNNNNNNNNNNNNNNNNNNNNNNNNNNNNNNNNNNNNNNNNNNNNNNNNNNNNNNNNNNNNNNNNNNNNNNNNNNNNNNNNNNNNNNNNNNNNNAAATACAACAAAAACTCTTTCAAATGTTGCTTCCGCTTGCTTGAGATCCATAAGAGCTCCCTCCAATCCTAGGAATAATAGAATTCATATCATAATCAATGATCTTTCTAACAATTACTTGATATGTGTgcgaaataaaaaaataaaaaagttataggCAAGATTCTTTTACCCTCCTATATGTTTTAGCAGCATTTCCATTTGTGCTTGCATAGCAGCTTGAGATGCTTTTGACTCCTTAATTTGGGCCTGAAATGCTGCCTCCATAGCAGCTTGTGATGCTTTTGACTCCTTAATTTCGGCCTGAAATGTTGCCTCCATAGCAATTTGTGATGCTTTTGACTCCCTAATTTCGGCCTGAAATGATGCCTCCATAGCAGCTAGTTTCTCTTCGGTTTCTAGCTGTTTAGCCAAGCATTCATCATGGTTTTGTTGGTTGCATGAGGAATTTGACTTGGTAGGTTTGGCACCACAACCTTTTCCTTTGACATGTCCTGAGCGGTGTCCACCTAGCACCTTTAAGACAATGTCTTCTTGGCTGGCATTAGTGTTGTCGGAGTTTGCTGCTATTGATTCCATTTCATTCTGCACAATCCATATAAACCTCAACTAAATAAGCCATGCAAGTTCATTAGACATATTCATCATGAGTACCCATTTCATTCACTTACATATTTACTCTCAGCGTACTCACTCACAAATATCCCATCCTTGTTAGTGTGCGTGTCCTTGTATATTTCTATGGGATTGGGTGCGGCATTAGTTTTCTTTGCCTGCACATAATACACATAATTAACTGTTACACTGAAGAACATTATTATAAAAGCCTAACACTATATATTCTTACCTTCTTGTGAATGATATTGATGAACGTCGTGCTGCCAGCGGTAtgatttgtttccatctttGCTCTGTTTTTCTTATTTCGCTCAGATTTTTTCTAcaaaaattcaatcaaaaaacatattaatttcattttttatagctGAATACAAATCTTAGAAATAATAATTGACTATCTATTTGAATAAGATGTGTTTACCTTCCATATATCAACTTCGAATGAATCACATATAGCAGGCCATTGTTCAAGAGAAATACCAGTTGGAACATTGGCCCTCGCCTCGGCTTGAGCATTGGCCACTGCTACTAAATCATCGCTATCcacatttttgaaataaatttggTAGTTCTTGAGGTGCAATGCGGAGCGTTTCCTATTATAGGCCTTACCTAGTTGATGCTTTAAGGCATCCTTGTGCTTCTGTAGCTCCGTATCCAAAACGAACTTATCCTGAGACATAGTAATTACGAAAACAATGGTCAAAAGTTTGTCACATTATTTGTAGCAAGTGACATAATACACATACACAATGAGATTTATACCTTCACTTGTTCTTCCAATCTTTTCACCATTTCATCTGGGACCATGGTCCAACTCTGATAATGGAGGTCGCAATGATCGAGGACAATCTTAGAAATTATCCTCGACCACGCCCCGAAATTGTCACCCACAGGTACGACATACTCATCCTTGAATTCCAAATTGAGCGGACCATCCTTATGTATCATATCATTAACCTTGGAATTCTTGTTCTGACCCCTTGGCCGTTTAACAGACGTGCTAGCtattaatcaaaatatgaaaatgtAGTTAGTTGTATCTAGAAAAGAAGTTCACACAGTGTATGCAACAAACTAATAGGAAAAAGATTTTATATTCACTTACAGCTTGCAGTGGGTGCAACTCCCGATGAGGGTATGTCATTAGACCGCTCATGGGAAGAATGGCTATAGCCCTCCGCCGAATTGAGGGTCACCGGTGATGGCATGTCCATATCGTCATCAACATCAACGAGATTCGGCCTATCACGATCCTCAACATGACACAGGCTTCGGCCTTAACCTCGGAGTTGACCACGACCTTGGACTCGGCCACGCCCTTGGCTTTGCCCTATCACCATTTGTAGTTGTTCTGATAGATCtgcaaacaacacaaaataaatgtGGATCAGTCATATAACCATAATATTGCATGCTATATGGTTgggacaaaaaaaattgttcatatACTTAATTTAGTTAATTGCACATAAGTGGTCAAtatgtagaaaaagaaaaactaaaaataaaatatgagtaGCAACACATCATACAATTTGTTAATCCAATTCCAACTTGATCATTCTGTATCATAGTCTGTATCATTGTTGCTTGAGGATGactgttcgtgttcagagttcTCTGTGTGCTCAGATTCTGTGTCATAGTTGCTACTTAACTCTTCTTCACTATCGGAGTTAGTATTGTGCTCCTCAATCGAAGGGTTATCGTCAAtgaacatgcttgcatcaagttgcaCATATAATTCGTCAATAGGTATTGTCGAATCATCTTTACGTAACATAGTAGAGTTTTCAACAATTGcaatattacccccaacacattcattTTCCTGGTATACCTCATTGTTGGTTCCTTGGTCACCATTCTCATTATCTTCCCCTACCACTGTTGGATTATAGTATGTGTTTCTATTGGTTAGCGTCTGTGCTACTTTCCAACTGCCACTCAATTTAGTATGTTGGCATGCTAATATGAACAGGTCAGACTCATACCATTTACGAGAGGTATTCACAATTGTAAAACCTTGTTCCTTTCTTATTCCCCGTGTATtactcccagtgtcccaccaatcgcactcaaatAGATACACCCGATTTCGGCCAGGGTAACATAACTCAAAAATGCTCTTCAACTCACCATAGTACTCATCGTCTGACGTGTTGTACCCACCTTTCACAACAATACCACTACTCtgggtagtacgagtttctgcacattcttttgtgtggaacctaaccccattcacaaTGCAACCTTTATACGATCTAACTTGACGATCAGGCCCGAGTGAAAGATGATATAATTGTTCTGGGACATTTTCTGCATTACGCCCACTACTGTAAATATTATCTCGAAACCAACGCTTAAATGTGGCCTCATGCTTCTTCTCAATGTCATGGCCACCTCCCCGTTCGATCATCTGATAGTGTTCACTGCGTAGAAAAGTGTATGTCGTTAGTAATCATCTAGTGTCATGATtaaacaaaagagaattagataaGGAACCCACAATTATACACTTACTGCAAGTATGAAGCTGTTTCCTTACAATTGCTAAGTACATACCATCGAGCCCTCGCAAAAATGTTCTCATCAAGTGTCATATAAGCACTTAAGATTCGTTATTATGCGGAATAGTAGCGTCTACTTTTCTAAGAATTGTTGAAGTTGAGACAAGtttgtaacatatatatatgacatcCACATTAGCTGTTGCTATCCGTTTTATATGGGCTTTgtcatttatatatgtttgtgggAAGGGGATTGGATTACAGAGGTGATTGGATTACTGATTGGTCCCATATATCTAAGCATTTTGGTGAAAAAAGATTGGTCCCATATATATGGGAACAacatattatgaaaaaaaaactatatatcaATGTTCTGCAATTTTACAAGGAACCATACAATTTTGTCTTCATTCTTATGAATCATGAAATGGTTTCATCTTTTgtcttttctgtttttatttctatttcaaagCTAAGATAAAGAAGGCAGTAAAGCTCAGATGAAGACTTATCGGAAGTGGAACCATATTCAGCAACCAAACCATTGATTTGGTTCATGATTGTATAGATGTATGCTGTATTTGCTGCAGTCATCTTTTATGACACATTGCTAGGCAACCAAAAAGCATATAGCAAAGATGACAATGGTTAAGTTATCGACAAAACAAATGAATGTCATAAGAAGTTATAGGTGACACTAACATAAAGTAGTCTACACTACATgcaaacaagtccattgactgCAGCAAATACAACATTTAAGCtcaaagagaagcaaaaaaatatgtatagatATGTATTAAGTCTGAGATTGAGTTATTCTAAAGAGCTCCATCTATAGTTTTAAATGTAAAAAGCTTTGGGACTTGgttataaatgtaaaaattgtttttactcAATGCAGTGATGAAGATGGTCAGGGCCATCATCTTGGATCAAATTGCCATCATCATCAAAGACAAAAAGGGCAACCTCGAAATCCTTTGTTGGGGGGCTTTGGGACTTGATTTCTGGGGAATATTACAAACAAATTAACAGCACAAACAtccaccacctccaccaccatCCCTCCTCAGATGCTTTGATAtattgtctctctctctctctctctctctccgatgATATTAAAATTTGCCTCCCATGGGGGTTCTCAACAATCCAATTCAAACTTATTAAATGCATAAAGAACATATGTAGACAATAAACAGTTTACaatcaatttaaaagaaacaatcaattctgtagggaaaaaatagaaagagaagcaGATCTAGAGGCAGTacacattttttaatttcttcaaatcacaattcatggatactatttgagtactgagaggcatttaaggttttcaagcatttaggagaaactcataccgGAGAGAGGTATGCCG
This genomic interval from Corylus avellana chromosome ca3, CavTom2PMs-1.0 contains the following:
- the LOC132174085 gene encoding GDSL esterase/lipase At4g18970-like; the protein is MASQINKTMLWMLLVFLLVSNMQQRCFAAKGKHQKVPCFFIFGDSLSDDGNNNNLVTLAKANYTPYGIDFPKGPTGRFTNGRNIVDFIAESLEFVNFIPPFATARGREILKGVNYASGGAGIRNETGQTQGDRISMDRQLKNHQITVSKIKLGNHNKSTAEYLSKCIYVVAIGSNDYLNNYFLPQYYPTSTIYTPQQYAVVLNDQLSQQLTVSTFSFILFAARFNS
- the LOC132174086 gene encoding uncharacterized protein LOC132174086 is translated as MDMPSPVTLNSAEGYSHSSHERSNDIPSSGVAPTASSSTSVKRPRGQNKNSKVNDMIHKDGPLNLEFKDEYVVPVGDNFGAWSRIISKIVLDHCDLHYQSWTMVPDEMVKRLEEQVKDKFVLDTELQKHKDALKHQLGKAYNRKRSALHLKNYQIYFKNVDSDDLVAVANAQAEARANVPTGISLEQWPAICDSFEVDIWKKKSERNKKNRAKMETNHTAGSTTFINIIHKKAKKTNAAPNPIEIYKDTHTNKDGIFVSEYAESKYNEMESIAANSDNTNASQEDIVLKVLGGHRSGHVKGKGCGAKPTKSNSSCNQQNHDECLAKQLETEEKLAAMEASFQAEIRESKASQIAMEATFQAEIKESKASQAAMEAAFQAQIKESKASQAAMQAQMEMLLKHIGGIGGSSYGSQASGSNI